Sequence from the Lycium ferocissimum isolate CSIRO_LF1 unplaced genomic scaffold, AGI_CSIRO_Lferr_CH_V1 ctg10590, whole genome shotgun sequence genome:
AAAAGATGGGGAAATACTACAAAAACTGATAGATACAAAACCTGTCGTAGCATTTTGTGATGTGAAAGGGTCGACGTATCAAGGTAATATATCGAAAACTCTTTTTACGTTCACAATTAATTCTTTATCAATTACATCTTTACTGAACTttattttgtgtgttgtgaggATATCTACCACTCATATTAGTAGTGTGTTGATCAACCCGACATTTCAAAAAGCAAACAAGTTGCAAAATtggtgatatatgatattatttgtTCACCCAAAATGTTACTACTTACGGTTTAGTTATAAAATACTTGATAATCCAATAAATTTCATACTTCATTACAGGCATGATTGTTTGAAAGCGCAAAATAAAGATATTACATTAATGCCAACTAAGATGATTAGAGAAGCCAAAGAAGTGAAGATCAAAGATATCATAAATGGTTCGTATGCAACTATGAAGGTACATTTTGTACAATATTTCAGAATGATATGCTCGTTTTGGATGGGTTATatctaataaaataaatatgtagGATTTATATTGTAGATTTAATGCACGAGTAACATTGATTATAGACAAAGATGAGCCATGGTATTCTTCTTGCAAGAAGTGCTATAAGAAAGTcaatattgaaaataaaattgcaaATTGTAGCAATTGTAGGTCAGAAAGCGTTGATTACGAGGAAAGTTAAATATACGAAAGCtcttttacattctttatatcTCTTGATATTAAATGAGATAGTAACTTTTTTATACATTATATGTAGATATCGTTTAAAAATTGATGTGTTCGATGGCGAACGACATAGCAATGTTACACTTTTTGACGCTGCAAGATACTTGCTAGGTTGTGATGTTAACGAATACATCCAATCAATCTCTAAAAATGTAATCTCATATTTCCATTTTATCTATAGTATACATGATAGCAATTTGGATGCTTTTGTGCTTCTTATTAGCAAAATAATGTTAGCTAATTTGTTCTTATGCTACTACAGAAAGAAGAATCAGAGTTTTACCAGAAGATGATCTTGAGTAAATATAAAGAATTTACTTTTTTGGTCAAAGTTGACAAGCGAACTCAAGCCAGTAGTGTCAAGAGGAGCTTAATTGCTGAAGAGATGCATGAAGTTGGAACTATTGCTGCAATTGAAATTGAGGAAGACGCAATAGAGGTGCAGAAAACACACACGAAGAAAACAAGGGATTGTGGAGACAAAGAAGACCCTCATTCAATAATTTATAAGAAAATCAAACGATTAAAGGATTAGGGAAAATCATTCAAtaatttataagacttttgttATCTTTTTTATGAGTAGATTTCCTGTAGTTTTTATTTAATTCTCTTATGCTACTGTAGTATA
This genomic interval carries:
- the LOC132041541 gene encoding replication protein A 70 kDa DNA-binding subunit B-like, which produces MKEVSSGGMRRRESGRERHLYWYDRRTVTLWGELAEKDGEILQKLIDTKPVVAFCDVKGSTYQGNISKTLFTFTINSLSITSLLNFILCVVRISTTHISSVLINPTFQKANKLQNWHDCLKAQNKDITLMPTKMIREAKEVKIKDIINGSYATMKDLYCRFNARVTLIIDKDEPWYSSCKKCYKKVNIENKIANCSNCRSESVDYEES